The region GTGTTCATCTCGCGCAGCTCGGAGCGGGCGTAGTTGGAGTTCGGCGTCGTGACGCCCTTCTCCGGCGCCCAGAAGGTCATGGCGCCGTCGGACCCGTCGGTGTAGAAGTACGAGTCCTGGTAGCCGCCCGCGCCTTGGAGCCGCGACGACGAGATGGTGGTGGGCGAGCCCGGCGAACCCACCGGCTCCTGAAGCTCCCACACCGAGAGGTTGAAGTTCCCGCCGGGCGCCACTGCGGTGTTGAGCCCGCCGGAGGGCGGGGTCGAGCCGCCGGGCAGCGTCCACAGCTGGTTGGACGCGCCGGTGCAGGTCCAGATCTGCAGCTGGTTGCCGTTGGCCGTCGACTTGTCCGTCACGTCCAGACACTTGCCCGAGCCGGTGTTCACCAGCTCACCGTTGCTGACGGTCCACTGCTGGGCGGCGCTGCCGTTGCAGTCGTACAGCTGCACCTTGGCGCCGCTGGCCGTCGAGCCGGCCGTCACGTCCATGCACTTGCCCAGCGACCGCACGGTGTTGTCGGAATTCCCGGCGGTCCAGCTCTGCGCCGACGTCCCGTTGCAGTCGTACAGCTGCACATGCGCTCCGTTGGCGCTCGACGCGGACGCCACGTCCACGCACTTCCCGCCGAGCCCGGTGATCGGCCCGGCGCTCGCAGCCGACGCGCTGGGCGAACCCAGCACCCCGAGCGCGCCGACGACACCCGCGGCGCTGACCACCGCGAGCACTTTTGAACGGCAATTCATGTGGGGGTCCTTAAGCCTAGAGGATGGTCTAGTCCAAAGGGTGCGCCCCCGTTGAATAACACGCCCCCGCCACCCCGTCAACGCCCCGGTCGCCCGCCCGGCCCCCCGGAGGGACGACCGGACGGACGACCGGACGGACGTCTCAGCCCTTGACGCAGACGACCTGCTTGAGCTTGGCCACCACCTCGACCAGGTCGCGCTGCTGGCTCATCACCTTGTCGATGGACTTGTACGCGCCCGGGATCTCGTCCACGACGCCGGAGTCCTTGCGGCACTCGACGCCGCGGGTCTGGTCCTCCAGGTCGCGGGTGGAGAAGCGCTTCTTCGCCGCGTTGCGGCTCATCTTCCGGCCGGCGCCGTGCGAGGCCGAGTTGAAGGCCGCGGTATTGCCCAGCCCGCGGACAATGTACGTCGCCGTGCCCATGGACCCGGGGATGATGCCGAGGTCACCACTGCCGGCACGGATCGCGCCCTTACGGGTGACCAGCAGGTCCATGCCGTCGTAGCGCTCCTCCGAGACGTAGTTGTGGTGGCAGGAGATCTCCGGCTCGAAGGTCGGCGCCGCCTTCTTCAGTTCACGGCGGACGACGTCCTTGAACAGGGCCATCATCAGCGTGCGGTTCCACTTCGCGTACTCCTGCGCCCAGTACAGGTCGTGCCGGTAGGCCGCCATCTGCGGGGTGTCGGACACGAAGACCGCGAGGTCGCGGTCGACCAGGCCCTGGTTGTGCGGCAGCCGCTGGGCCTCGCCGATGTGGAAGTCGGCCAGCTCCTTGCCGATGTTGCGCGAGCCGGAGTGCAGGGTCAGCCACACCGCGCCGTCCACGTCGAGGCACAACTCGATGTAGTGGTTCCCCGACCCGAGCGTGCCCAGCTGCTGGGTGGCCCGCTCGCGGCGGAATCGCACCGCGGCGGCCACCGCGTCGAAACGGGTCCACAAGTCGTCCCAGCCCGCGGTCGCCAGGCCGTGGAAGCCGCCCGGGTCGAGCGCGTCGCGGTGGAGCCCGCGGCCGACCGGGATGGACTGCTCGATCCTGGTCCGCAGGCGGGACAGGTCGCCCGGCAGGTCGTCGGCGGTCAGTGAGGTCTTCACCGCGCTCATCCCGCAGCCGATGTCGACGCCGACCGCGGCCGGGCAGACGGCGCCCTGCATGGCGATGACGGAGCCGACCGTGGCGCCCTTGCCGTAGTGGACGTCGGGCATCACGGCGAGGCCCTTGATCCAGGGCAGCGTGGAGACGTTGCGCAGCTGCTCCATCGCGACGCCCTCGACGGTGGACGGATCGGCCCACATGCGGATCGGGACCCGGGCGCCGGGCACCTCTGTGTACGACATGACTGTCCCCCGGACGTCGACCATTAGGGATGAATAAGACGAAACAGCACAATCGCCGGATTCGTCGAAAAGACCAACGCGTCACCCGATAAACCCACCCCAGCGGGCGGTTTCGGTAAGGCGTGCGGTAGACATTGTGTCCAGGGTTCGCTCAAGCGCGCCAAGGATTTACCGCAGCGGGTCCGCACGGCGC is a window of Streptomyces sp. NBC_01477 DNA encoding:
- a CDS encoding RtcB family protein, with translation MSYTEVPGARVPIRMWADPSTVEGVAMEQLRNVSTLPWIKGLAVMPDVHYGKGATVGSVIAMQGAVCPAAVGVDIGCGMSAVKTSLTADDLPGDLSRLRTRIEQSIPVGRGLHRDALDPGGFHGLATAGWDDLWTRFDAVAAAVRFRRERATQQLGTLGSGNHYIELCLDVDGAVWLTLHSGSRNIGKELADFHIGEAQRLPHNQGLVDRDLAVFVSDTPQMAAYRHDLYWAQEYAKWNRTLMMALFKDVVRRELKKAAPTFEPEISCHHNYVSEERYDGMDLLVTRKGAIRAGSGDLGIIPGSMGTATYIVRGLGNTAAFNSASHGAGRKMSRNAAKKRFSTRDLEDQTRGVECRKDSGVVDEIPGAYKSIDKVMSQQRDLVEVVAKLKQVVCVKG